From the genome of Cytobacillus firmus, one region includes:
- a CDS encoding MarR family winged helix-turn-helix transcriptional regulator: MPESGDDVKDFFTLDKQLCFAVYETAGEFTKLYTSALQPFGLTYPQYLVLLALWEKDSMTAKELGERLNLGTGTLTPMISRMIANGWLRKERSKADERKVYIFLEEKAHNEKQDITKSVGEAIQTCSIELEEYEELMKLLGNLRVKLRSRVPR; encoded by the coding sequence ATGCCGGAATCAGGTGATGATGTGAAAGATTTTTTTACACTGGATAAACAGCTTTGTTTTGCTGTTTATGAAACAGCAGGTGAATTTACCAAACTCTATACAAGTGCCCTTCAGCCATTCGGCTTAACCTACCCGCAGTATCTGGTACTTCTGGCCCTTTGGGAAAAGGATAGCATGACTGCCAAAGAGCTTGGAGAAAGACTGAACCTTGGCACCGGGACACTAACTCCGATGATCTCAAGGATGATTGCTAACGGATGGCTTCGCAAAGAACGCTCCAAAGCGGATGAACGCAAGGTGTATATCTTCCTTGAGGAAAAAGCACACAACGAAAAACAGGATATCACCAAAAGTGTCGGAGAGGCCATTCAGACGTGCAGCATTGAACTGGAAGAATATGAAGAACTTATGAAGCTTCTCGGAAACCTTAGAGTTAAGCTAAGGAGCAGAGTACCTCGCTGA
- a CDS encoding glutathione peroxidase: MTTIYDFEVKKTNGELKSLKEYEGKPLIIVNTASKCGLTPQFKGLQELYEKYKDKGLEILGFPCDQFNNQEFDNIEETTEFCQLNYGVSFPIFAKIDVNGDNADPLFAYLKEQKKGILSKNIKWNFTKFLVDQGGQVIERYAPTTEPGKIEDDLTKLL, encoded by the coding sequence ATGACAACGATTTATGATTTTGAAGTCAAGAAAACGAATGGTGAATTGAAATCTCTGAAAGAATACGAAGGAAAGCCTCTAATTATCGTAAACACAGCAAGCAAATGCGGATTGACGCCCCAATTTAAAGGCCTGCAGGAGCTCTATGAAAAGTATAAAGACAAAGGCCTTGAAATTCTTGGATTCCCTTGTGATCAGTTCAATAACCAGGAGTTCGATAATATTGAGGAAACCACTGAGTTTTGCCAGCTCAATTATGGTGTGTCTTTCCCGATTTTCGCAAAAATCGATGTAAATGGCGACAATGCGGATCCATTGTTTGCTTACTTGAAAGAACAAAAAAAGGGCATTCTGTCCAAAAACATTAAGTGGAACTTTACCAAATTCCTCGTGGACCAGGGCGGCCAGGTTATAGAACGCTATGCGCCAACAACAGAGCCGGGAAAAATTGAGGATGATTTGACGAAGTTATTGTAA
- a CDS encoding DUF1835 domain-containing protein, which yields MLDELREAIEKLPESGAKSYLFHILLRVHLLKNCADSQEEIMELLNDIQKKIIFYSQERKLEREYDTYHILCGESPAGSLKVGLSKENKVIGFPDFFSNGPLWKIDEEEGRKKRLEWLMDHINMHEDYQEKEYDRKIASALEEIDAIPAGKPIVIWTADNADEQTGLRYFLHLLRNKDNNVHVINTAQSYKELFPAKKNQYLLRHSGEAAPEKLKIILDKKMGSPLSAEERTAFVLDWQALSKTKEVLRIWEDNEIHSVPESYFDDYIIESAKKLHKSNKGFIKSARLIGEVIGHLDEPISDGFAEYRVRSLIYNGIFAIKGIPKSMRFYSIKLKEI from the coding sequence ATGTTGGACGAATTGCGGGAAGCCATTGAGAAACTGCCGGAGTCAGGGGCGAAGAGCTATTTATTCCACATATTGCTTCGGGTTCACTTATTAAAAAACTGCGCTGATTCTCAGGAAGAGATCATGGAACTGCTCAATGATATTCAAAAAAAGATAATTTTTTATTCCCAAGAGAGAAAATTGGAGCGGGAATATGATACATACCACATTTTGTGTGGAGAATCACCGGCAGGGTCTTTAAAGGTTGGGCTCAGTAAAGAAAATAAGGTCATTGGTTTTCCTGACTTCTTCAGCAATGGACCGCTCTGGAAGATAGATGAAGAGGAAGGGAGAAAAAAGCGATTAGAATGGCTGATGGATCATATAAATATGCATGAAGATTATCAGGAAAAGGAATATGATAGAAAAATAGCCTCAGCACTTGAGGAGATTGATGCCATTCCTGCGGGAAAACCGATTGTGATCTGGACAGCTGACAACGCCGATGAACAAACCGGTTTGCGGTATTTCCTTCACTTATTAAGAAACAAAGATAATAATGTGCATGTTATTAATACTGCTCAGTCATATAAGGAGCTTTTTCCTGCGAAAAAGAATCAATACCTTTTAAGGCACTCAGGTGAAGCAGCTCCGGAAAAACTGAAGATCATATTAGATAAAAAAATGGGAAGCCCTTTATCTGCAGAAGAAAGAACTGCTTTTGTTTTGGATTGGCAGGCACTTTCCAAGACAAAAGAAGTATTGCGTATATGGGAAGATAACGAAATACACAGTGTGCCAGAGAGTTATTTTGATGACTATATCATCGAGTCAGCCAAAAAGCTTCATAAAAGCAACAAGGGTTTTATAAAATCAGCCAGATTAATCGGGGAAGTGATAGGGCATCTGGATGAGCCAATTAGTGATGGCTTTGCTGAGTATAGAGTAAGATCCCTGATTTATAACGGAATATTTGCGATAAAAGGGATTCCGAAAAGTATGAGGTTTTATAGCATTAAATTGAAAGAGATTTAG
- a CDS encoding C45 family autoproteolytic acyltransferase/hydolase, whose product MKKIYSDIIQFRGTHFDFGFMQGERIKDSLSVKNREDQWKVRKPRFSINEAEVKKAITRFAPGIWDELLGLQEALQWPMKRVLQEFGGYRLDYVRSGCSILTGNDYLVRNYDYHPKTYEGRYTFYQPTDQGYAIMGPSQRVTGRMDGMNEKGLVIGYNFMNRKKPADGFICCMIGRLILEACANVKEAVEMLKEIPHRHSFTYVVYDTSGETYAVETSPRGIEVRQTTACTNHFEIMKDENRNHLADSMRRLDVMKSRQDGRLDAYDAFRLLNDSDKGVFSDLYGSWAGTIHTSAYLPGEMKAWFALGGDREPVVFDFRRWLEGEDINMNRITGEVDTDIPFLHMDEHANWFRK is encoded by the coding sequence TTGAAAAAGATTTACAGTGATATTATTCAATTCCGCGGCACACACTTTGATTTTGGCTTTATGCAGGGAGAGCGAATAAAGGATTCTCTTTCTGTTAAAAATCGGGAGGATCAGTGGAAGGTACGGAAGCCGCGTTTTTCAATAAATGAAGCAGAAGTGAAAAAAGCAATTACGAGATTTGCGCCCGGAATCTGGGATGAGCTGCTTGGGTTACAGGAAGCTTTGCAATGGCCGATGAAGCGGGTGTTACAGGAGTTTGGCGGATATCGACTCGATTATGTCCGTTCAGGCTGTTCCATCTTGACAGGGAATGACTATCTGGTCCGCAATTATGATTATCATCCGAAAACCTATGAGGGGCGCTATACTTTTTATCAGCCAACAGATCAGGGCTATGCGATTATGGGTCCCAGCCAGAGGGTGACTGGCCGGATGGATGGCATGAATGAAAAAGGACTTGTCATCGGCTATAATTTCATGAACCGTAAAAAGCCTGCTGATGGCTTTATCTGCTGCATGATCGGCCGCCTGATTTTGGAGGCATGTGCAAATGTCAAAGAAGCGGTTGAGATGCTGAAGGAAATACCGCACCGCCATTCCTTTACATACGTGGTGTATGACACAAGCGGAGAGACATATGCTGTGGAAACATCTCCTAGAGGTATAGAGGTCCGTCAGACAACTGCCTGTACAAACCATTTTGAAATCATGAAGGATGAAAACCGCAACCATCTGGCTGACAGCATGCGCAGGCTGGATGTCATGAAAAGCCGTCAGGATGGGCGCCTGGATGCATATGATGCATTCCGCCTTCTGAATGATAGCGATAAAGGTGTCTTTTCAGATCTTTATGGAAGCTGGGCAGGGACCATTCATACATCAGCCTATCTGCCGGGGGAGATGAAAGCCTGGTTTGCGCTTGGCGGCGACAGAGAGCCTGTTGTTTTTGACTTCAGAAGATGGCTTGAAGGCGAGGACATTAACATGAATAGAATTACTGGTGAAGTGGATACGGACATTCCTTTTTTGCATATGGATGAGCATGCGAACTGGTTCAGGAAATGA
- the hemG gene encoding protoporphyrinogen oxidase, with the protein MKTVLVIGGGVTGLSAMYELNKWKKENDQDIRLVLAESAEQLGGKIRTVREGGFTIEAGADSIVARKANTMNFIQELGLEEAVVYNAAGRSYIYTDGELKLIPADSVFGIPASVESLAKSTLVSAEGKVEALKDFYTKNDRFTKNDSIGDFLEHFFGKELVEKQIAPVLSGVYSGNLSDLTIASTLPQVFDYKEKYGSIIRGFEENKKVFQSAGGKKFLSFNKGLDTLIDAYEERLDGTEILKSTQAVKIEKTDRGYTVDFSNGETLEADHIVLGIPHNAAAALFADEELKAEFEPLKNSSLISIYLAYDIPDSELPEDGTGFITANTDELTCNACTWTSRKWKHTSESGNLLVRLFYKSSHPAFTSLKEMNEEELLQTALADIEKSLGITPEPLASEVTNWTEKMPNYLISHPETVAALENRLGREYPGIWLAGCSYYGVGIPDCIENGAETAGKIIENM; encoded by the coding sequence GTGAAAACAGTATTAGTCATAGGCGGCGGTGTAACAGGATTGTCCGCCATGTATGAGCTGAATAAGTGGAAAAAAGAAAATGATCAGGATATACGGCTTGTCCTGGCAGAATCAGCAGAACAGCTTGGCGGAAAAATCCGCACAGTAAGGGAAGGCGGATTTACAATCGAGGCGGGAGCTGATTCGATTGTTGCCCGCAAAGCAAATACGATGAATTTTATCCAGGAGCTCGGTTTGGAAGAAGCGGTTGTGTACAATGCGGCAGGACGGTCGTATATTTACACTGACGGCGAGCTGAAGCTGATACCGGCAGATTCTGTATTTGGAATCCCGGCCAGTGTTGAATCTCTTGCCAAATCCACGCTTGTTTCAGCAGAAGGAAAAGTGGAAGCCCTGAAGGATTTTTATACGAAGAATGACCGCTTTACAAAGAATGATTCCATCGGCGATTTCCTTGAGCACTTCTTTGGAAAAGAACTGGTGGAAAAACAAATTGCGCCTGTTCTTTCGGGAGTATATTCCGGAAATCTCAGTGACTTAACGATTGCTTCGACTCTTCCGCAGGTGTTTGATTATAAAGAAAAATACGGCAGCATCATCAGAGGGTTCGAGGAAAATAAAAAGGTGTTCCAGAGCGCCGGGGGAAAGAAGTTCCTTTCCTTTAATAAGGGCCTGGATACATTAATTGATGCTTATGAGGAAAGATTGGACGGAACAGAAATATTAAAAAGCACACAGGCTGTTAAAATAGAAAAAACGGATCGAGGATATACGGTTGATTTCTCAAATGGCGAAACCCTGGAGGCGGATCATATAGTGCTCGGCATTCCGCATAATGCCGCTGCAGCCCTGTTCGCTGATGAGGAGCTGAAAGCGGAGTTCGAACCTTTGAAGAACAGTTCCCTAATTTCTATTTATCTTGCTTATGATATTCCAGACAGCGAACTGCCTGAAGACGGGACAGGCTTCATCACGGCCAATACGGATGAATTAACCTGCAATGCCTGTACATGGACAAGCCGCAAGTGGAAGCATACATCAGAAAGCGGTAATTTGCTTGTAAGATTATTTTATAAAAGCAGCCATCCGGCCTTTACATCTCTAAAGGAAATGAATGAAGAAGAGCTGCTGCAGACGGCTCTGGCTGATATTGAAAAAAGCCTCGGCATAACGCCTGAGCCTTTGGCAAGTGAAGTGACGAATTGGACTGAAAAAATGCCAAACTATCTGATTTCCCATCCTGAGACAGTAGCAGCACTTGAAAACAGGCTGGGCCGTGAATACCCTGGAATATGGCTTGCAGGCTGCTCTTATTACGGTGTCGGCATCCCTGACTGCATTGAAAATGGGGCAGAAACGGCCGGTAAAATTATTGAGAATATGTAA
- a CDS encoding DUF488 domain-containing protein, with the protein MAEITIKRVYDPYEEADGYRVLVDRLWPRGIKKEEAHLSAWEKEVAPSSGLRKTFNHKPELFCMFREKYLIELRTQTDKIRKMEELYEISKKQKLTLLYAAKDTVNNHAIVLLEELLSKEK; encoded by the coding sequence ATGGCTGAAATTACTATAAAAAGAGTATACGATCCGTATGAAGAGGCTGATGGATACCGAGTATTAGTGGATCGGCTGTGGCCGAGGGGAATTAAAAAAGAAGAAGCACATTTATCAGCCTGGGAGAAAGAAGTTGCACCAAGCAGCGGACTTAGAAAAACTTTTAATCATAAACCTGAACTTTTCTGTATGTTCCGGGAAAAGTATCTCATTGAGCTGCGCACACAGACAGACAAGATTCGCAAGATGGAAGAACTGTACGAGATATCGAAGAAGCAAAAACTTACATTACTATATGCTGCAAAAGATACAGTAAATAACCATGCAATTGTATTATTGGAAGAATTATTAAGCAAGGAGAAATGA
- a CDS encoding amidohydrolase family protein: MIDLLLIHGTVITMDQNRRIITDGAVAIKGSRILDVGMSEKLLEKYESKEVIDCSHHCILPGLIDVHGHGGHSMFKTIAMESLDDWMPIMTNTYKHFVTDEFWYFEGKLSALERLKAGITTGVSVLGSMPRSDDPVFAINHAKAYAETGVREVVCTGPCNPPWPHSFSRWIDGQRMTKEVTYEEVLNGAEAVIEALNHSNQDRTRAFITPFVIVTSVEPSGPTSPAKLHHLTEHDLYQAKKVREIARKYNTRIHSDAFGGMIHLAVKDWENALLGPDVHLQHCRGISFDEAKILAETGTNVSASPGFSQIHARTPMIELIELGTTVAISTDGTSPSTGFDMFQAMRKTQFIHQAAHRDEYCLPPGKLLEMVTIDAAKCIGWDDELGSLEAGKKADVITVNMHQPHLTPEFMHIHRLVHQAYATDVGHVIVDGRVLMKDRKVCSVDERSVLAEANEEADATIKRAGLERYMRQTKYFWGHTRTYGDGMDHNAEEAAGEKGDHQ; this comes from the coding sequence ATGATTGATTTACTCCTGATTCATGGAACAGTTATTACTATGGATCAAAACAGGCGTATCATCACTGATGGAGCTGTTGCCATAAAAGGAAGCAGGATCCTTGATGTGGGTATGAGTGAAAAACTATTGGAAAAATATGAATCGAAAGAAGTAATAGATTGCAGCCATCATTGTATCCTGCCGGGATTAATAGATGTACATGGACATGGCGGACATTCAATGTTTAAGACAATTGCAATGGAAAGCCTGGATGATTGGATGCCTATCATGACGAATACGTATAAGCATTTTGTAACAGATGAATTCTGGTATTTTGAAGGAAAGCTTTCAGCGCTTGAACGTCTGAAGGCGGGCATAACAACAGGTGTATCTGTTCTTGGCTCAATGCCAAGGTCGGATGATCCGGTTTTTGCCATCAATCATGCAAAAGCCTATGCAGAGACTGGTGTCAGGGAGGTTGTTTGCACCGGTCCCTGCAATCCGCCATGGCCTCATTCATTCAGCAGGTGGATAGACGGTCAAAGAATGACTAAAGAAGTCACCTATGAGGAAGTGTTAAATGGTGCAGAAGCAGTGATTGAAGCTTTAAACCATTCCAATCAAGACCGGACAAGAGCTTTTATTACACCTTTCGTAATTGTTACATCAGTTGAACCATCTGGCCCAACTTCACCTGCGAAACTTCATCATTTAACAGAGCATGATTTATACCAAGCAAAGAAAGTCAGAGAAATTGCCAGAAAATATAATACAAGAATCCACTCTGATGCTTTTGGTGGCATGATTCACTTAGCAGTAAAGGATTGGGAGAATGCTCTTTTAGGTCCAGATGTTCATCTTCAGCATTGCAGGGGGATATCCTTTGATGAAGCGAAAATATTAGCTGAAACCGGAACAAATGTCAGTGCCTCTCCTGGATTCTCTCAAATTCATGCCCGCACACCAATGATAGAATTGATCGAGCTGGGAACAACGGTTGCCATATCAACAGATGGTACTTCACCGTCCACTGGCTTTGACATGTTTCAAGCCATGAGAAAAACACAATTTATACATCAGGCCGCCCATAGAGATGAATATTGCTTACCTCCTGGTAAACTTCTGGAAATGGTTACGATTGATGCAGCAAAATGTATTGGATGGGATGATGAATTGGGCTCTCTGGAAGCGGGGAAAAAGGCCGATGTTATAACTGTCAACATGCATCAGCCGCACTTAACACCTGAATTTATGCATATTCATCGGCTTGTCCATCAAGCTTATGCAACTGATGTGGGGCATGTTATCGTAGATGGCAGGGTTCTTATGAAAGACAGAAAAGTCTGCTCTGTTGATGAAAGGTCAGTTTTGGCAGAAGCAAATGAAGAAGCTGACGCAACAATTAAACGTGCTGGTCTTGAAAGATATATGAGGCAAACGAAATATTTTTGGGGTCACACACGAACCTATGGAGATGGAATGGACCATAACGCTGAAGAAGCTGCTGGGGAGAAAGGGGATCATCAATGA
- a CDS encoding amidohydrolase family protein produces MKTRLKGKYVIGYDGKDHVLIENAEVVFENDTIIYVGKSYSGQADKVIDAGCALISPGFIDLNALGDIDHDILHLEASSARQKNLLWSERYVKKGHHEIMTAEEEAFKSLYAYSQLILHGITTAMPITSVHYKKWAETYEELAAAARHAADLGLRIYMGPSYQSGIRVVQADGNIKIYWDEEAGRQGLERAVRFLEEFDGSFNGLVRGMLAPERIESQTEESLLLTKQYSEHYKVPIKLHAAQGDFEYHTMVEKYGVTPIRHLYNLGFLGSRTAIPHAHFIAGYSEAKTGGGDDLSLLRETGTTVIHCPLIIGRHGQAMESFAKYKQSGINLALGTDTFPPDMFQNIRTGSMLSRIVNKEVKDSSYSDLYRAATLGAAKFLGREDLGRLCAGAKADIIAIELDGFHMGVLDDPLRTVMVSGTGRDVKLSIINGKVVMKDRKLPNLDLEALKGKAQEYFIKMKKGYLKRDYQELPENELLPPSFRFVDSINQQ; encoded by the coding sequence ATGAAGACCAGGCTAAAGGGGAAATATGTAATTGGATATGATGGAAAAGATCATGTCCTGATAGAAAATGCTGAAGTTGTTTTTGAAAATGATACCATCATTTATGTTGGAAAAAGTTATTCGGGCCAAGCTGATAAAGTTATAGATGCCGGCTGTGCTTTAATCAGTCCGGGATTCATTGATTTGAATGCATTAGGCGATATTGATCATGATATCCTGCATTTGGAGGCCAGTTCAGCAAGACAGAAAAATCTGCTTTGGTCAGAGAGGTATGTGAAGAAAGGGCACCATGAAATTATGACGGCTGAAGAAGAGGCCTTTAAATCTTTATATGCCTATTCACAGCTGATCCTTCATGGAATTACAACTGCTATGCCAATCACTTCTGTGCATTATAAAAAATGGGCAGAAACATATGAGGAGCTTGCTGCAGCAGCGAGGCATGCTGCTGACCTGGGACTGCGTATATATATGGGGCCAAGCTATCAATCGGGGATAAGAGTCGTTCAGGCTGATGGCAATATAAAGATTTATTGGGATGAAGAAGCTGGAAGGCAAGGATTAGAAAGAGCTGTGCGTTTTTTGGAGGAGTTTGATGGTTCATTTAATGGTTTGGTCAGGGGAATGCTTGCACCTGAGCGGATTGAAAGTCAAACGGAAGAAAGCCTTCTCCTGACAAAGCAATATAGTGAACATTATAAAGTTCCGATAAAATTGCATGCAGCCCAAGGTGATTTTGAATACCATACTATGGTTGAGAAATATGGCGTAACGCCAATTAGGCACTTGTATAATCTTGGATTTTTAGGATCCAGAACGGCGATTCCTCATGCCCATTTTATTGCAGGATACAGTGAGGCAAAAACAGGTGGCGGGGATGATTTGTCTCTTCTGAGGGAAACGGGGACAACTGTTATTCATTGCCCATTGATAATTGGAAGGCATGGGCAGGCAATGGAGTCCTTTGCAAAATATAAGCAGTCAGGAATTAATTTGGCGTTGGGAACAGACACCTTTCCTCCCGATATGTTCCAGAATATCAGGACAGGAAGCATGCTTTCCCGGATCGTAAATAAAGAAGTTAAAGACTCATCATACTCAGACCTTTACCGTGCTGCTACATTAGGGGCTGCAAAGTTTCTGGGAAGAGAAGATTTGGGCCGTCTTTGCGCCGGTGCAAAAGCAGATATTATTGCAATTGAATTAGACGGATTCCATATGGGAGTTTTAGATGATCCCCTAAGGACAGTGATGGTAAGCGGAACTGGAAGAGATGTCAAGTTATCCATCATTAATGGGAAAGTAGTCATGAAAGACCGAAAATTACCCAACCTTGATTTAGAGGCATTAAAAGGAAAAGCACAAGAATATTTTATAAAAATGAAAAAAGGTTATTTGAAAAGAGATTATCAAGAGCTTCCAGAGAATGAATTGCTGCCGCCTTCTTTCAGATTTGTCGATTCTATTAATCAGCAATGA
- a CDS encoding glutathione ABC transporter substrate-binding protein, whose translation MKVKKRMELVILALLIAILISGCSTKKQVNSSQDTKGIASGNGGTLVIARLSDAENLDHHFMSTINAASVTHNKIYEGLVGRDKNAEIKPVLAEKWEQLDETTWEFKLREDVTFHDGTAFNADAVKATFDRLLDPDVASPRAVVFKMVEEVKAVDEFTVQFKLSEPFSPLLSILANHEGGIISPKTIEKYGKKVIQEPVGTGPFVFESWTPGKEIVFNKNESYWGTQSKLDKVIFKIVPEETTRISMLETGEAHIAEPLSVTMMETVENSKNAEIYRSEGFGTEYIGFNVEKDPFDDARVRKAVGHAVEMDSILEGVFENVGKKSNSLLGPKVFGYHESLEAYEYNLNEAKRLLTEAGYPNGFESTLKTMDKKEWINMAEVLQSQLKGIGIKLDIQVYEYGTFVEQVNRGDSEMFILSWRNATGDADYNQYNLFHSSSHGAAGNTFFYSNKEVDSLIEAARAEKDSDKRMEFYAKAQEIEMEESVYIPVRVIENMAAISKDVKGFSISPSGYLEINDISIK comes from the coding sequence TTGAAAGTGAAAAAAAGAATGGAGTTAGTCATTTTAGCTTTGCTGATCGCAATCCTTATTTCAGGCTGTTCCACCAAGAAGCAAGTGAACAGCAGTCAGGACACCAAGGGAATAGCATCTGGAAACGGCGGAACATTAGTTATAGCCCGTTTATCTGATGCAGAAAATTTAGATCATCATTTTATGTCGACGATCAATGCTGCCAGCGTAACACATAATAAGATTTATGAGGGGCTTGTTGGCCGGGATAAAAATGCGGAAATCAAGCCGGTGCTGGCTGAAAAGTGGGAACAGTTAGATGAAACAACTTGGGAGTTCAAGCTTAGAGAAGATGTAACATTCCATGACGGGACTGCTTTTAATGCCGATGCAGTGAAAGCAACATTTGACCGGTTATTAGATCCCGATGTTGCCTCCCCAAGAGCTGTTGTATTCAAAATGGTAGAAGAGGTAAAGGCAGTCGATGAATTTACTGTTCAATTTAAGTTATCAGAACCGTTTTCACCCCTGCTATCCATATTGGCCAATCATGAAGGCGGCATCATCTCACCAAAAACTATCGAGAAATATGGAAAAAAAGTTATTCAAGAACCTGTTGGGACAGGCCCATTTGTATTTGAGTCCTGGACACCAGGCAAGGAAATTGTTTTTAACAAAAATGAGTCGTATTGGGGGACTCAATCTAAGCTGGATAAAGTAATATTTAAAATCGTCCCTGAAGAAACAACAAGGATATCCATGCTCGAAACCGGCGAAGCCCATATAGCCGAACCGCTCTCGGTCACAATGATGGAAACAGTGGAAAACTCCAAAAATGCAGAAATTTACCGCAGTGAAGGATTTGGCACAGAATATATTGGGTTCAACGTAGAAAAGGATCCATTCGATGATGCCCGAGTCCGCAAAGCGGTTGGGCATGCTGTTGAAATGGATTCCATCTTGGAAGGAGTATTTGAGAATGTTGGGAAAAAATCCAATTCACTGCTGGGGCCAAAGGTCTTTGGATATCATGAAAGCTTAGAGGCATATGAATATAATCTCAATGAGGCAAAAAGGCTTCTCACAGAAGCGGGCTACCCAAACGGCTTTGAATCCACATTGAAAACAATGGATAAGAAAGAATGGATCAATATGGCGGAAGTTCTTCAATCACAGCTGAAAGGTATTGGAATCAAACTGGATATTCAGGTATATGAATATGGGACATTTGTAGAACAGGTAAACCGCGGTGATTCCGAGATGTTTATTTTAAGCTGGAGAAACGCTACGGGAGATGCTGATTATAATCAATATAACCTTTTCCATAGCAGTTCACACGGCGCTGCCGGTAATACCTTCTTTTACAGCAATAAAGAAGTGGACAGCTTAATAGAAGCTGCACGCGCTGAAAAAGATTCGGATAAGCGGATGGAGTTCTATGCAAAAGCTCAGGAAATCGAAATGGAAGAATCCGTATATATTCCGGTTCGTGTAATTGAGAATATGGCGGCTATTTCAAAAGATGTAAAAGGCTTCTCTATAAGTCCATCTGGATACTTGGAGATCAATGACATTTCAATTAAATAA
- a CDS encoding amidohydrolase yields the protein MNNSYWLKNVRLECGYKNENNRVSGTITDQFHLLIEDGCIAKITKELEASSDNLPIEDAKGLLLLPSFVEKHVHLDKTYMGDKWRACIPASGVIDRCEIEKNALLSMSSSTYQRSKALLKQLISYGSTHIRTHVDIYPEVQLRNLAEVQQTLEEFSGYASSEIVAFAQHGLLRSGTPQLIREAIRNGAGIVGAVDPATVDNNIEASLVQLMDLAVESDADIDLHLHDPGHLGTFTMKRLAFLTKEAGWEGRVAISHAFGLGDVSREEASEVAEILKDARISIVTSLPSGRAIPPVDLLSDWGVEVAVGNDNIFDSWWPTGNGDILERAGRLIERYRWTDEKSLSQAFRYITGGRTPLDQKGNRIWPAPGDEASMVLVDASCSAEAMARRAERHAVYYKGTLVCDKKGINPE from the coding sequence ATGAATAATAGCTATTGGCTGAAGAATGTGCGATTAGAATGCGGATACAAAAATGAGAATAATAGAGTGTCAGGTACGATAACAGATCAATTTCATTTATTAATAGAGGACGGCTGCATTGCTAAGATTACGAAGGAATTAGAGGCGTCCTCTGATAATCTGCCAATAGAAGATGCAAAGGGACTGCTGTTATTGCCATCCTTTGTGGAAAAGCATGTCCATCTCGATAAAACGTATATGGGGGATAAGTGGAGAGCCTGCATTCCTGCATCGGGTGTCATAGATCGATGTGAAATTGAAAAGAATGCACTGTTATCTATGTCTTCAAGCACCTATCAGCGGTCAAAAGCTTTGCTTAAGCAGCTAATATCCTATGGATCAACTCACATTAGAACCCATGTGGATATATACCCTGAAGTCCAATTACGGAATTTAGCTGAAGTTCAGCAGACATTGGAGGAATTTTCAGGCTATGCCAGCTCCGAGATTGTGGCCTTTGCCCAGCATGGTTTGCTGCGCTCAGGGACACCTCAGCTTATTAGAGAAGCTATTAGAAACGGTGCTGGAATTGTAGGTGCGGTCGATCCTGCTACTGTTGACAACAATATTGAAGCCTCGCTTGTTCAATTGATGGATTTAGCTGTAGAAAGCGATGCAGATATTGACTTGCATTTACATGATCCTGGTCACCTTGGGACTTTTACAATGAAAAGACTGGCCTTTCTGACTAAGGAAGCTGGCTGGGAAGGAAGGGTTGCAATTAGCCATGCATTTGGCCTGGGGGATGTTTCAAGGGAAGAAGCCTCCGAGGTGGCAGAGATTTTAAAAGACGCTCGTATTTCGATCGTTACTAGCCTTCCGTCTGGACGTGCGATCCCGCCTGTTGATCTGTTAAGTGATTGGGGAGTAGAGGTTGCTGTCGGAAACGATAATATTTTTGATTCATGGTGGCCAACAGGAAATGGAGATATCCTGGAAAGAGCAGGCCGTTTAATTGAACGGTATAGATGGACGGATGAAAAGTCTCTTTCACAGGCATTTAGATATATTACAGGGGGCAGAACGCCGCTTGATCAGAAGGGAAACCGGATCTGGCCAGCACCTGGTGATGAAGCCAGCATGGTCCTTGTCGATGCAAGCTGTTCAGCAGAGGCTATGGCGAGAAGGGCGGAACGCCATGCAGTGTACTATAAGGGAACTTTAGTTTGCGATAAAAAAGGCATAAATCCAGAGTGA